The sequence below is a genomic window from Sulfuracidifex metallicus DSM 6482 = JCM 9184.
ATATGGTAGCTTTAAAGCTATGTCTTGGAGGGATATCAGGTCTACTTTCACTTCCTCGTAGTCTAGGACTCCCTCCAGATCAACGTGTATTATATCTCCTTGCAGTTCCTGATCCCCCGCAGTTGTGTAAAATACGACCTTCTATTCTCTAAGTCGCTTCTTCCGCGTTATCGCTAATCAAAATGCGTGAAGACCTGCGGGGCCTGGGGGACTTTTAACCCTCCTTCCCCAGAGCTCCTTGGGCCTCAGGTTTACCAACATGATTCAGTCATCCGCGATTTCGACCCTCCTGCTTATCTTCCCCTCCCTCATGAACTTGGCTATGTCAATCACGAGCTCTGGGTGGAAGGAGCTGTTCCTGACGTGCAGTCTCAACCCTCTAATCAGGGGAAAAAGCCTCCAGTATTCTCCCCGGTGATACCTTGACGATGGCCAAGGAGGTCTGACCGTCAGCAACATAAACCCTTACCCCCCTTACCTTGACAGTCCCAACATCGCCCAGGGAAATCCCCGTGCATGATGTTGAAGATCCACAGTTTTGACAGCTGAAGCGTCATCACCTTCTTCTTGCTTTTCGTCCTGATCTCCTTCACTTTCAGGACTTTCCAGCCTGATTGGGATACACTAGTGAGTACTACTTGTGTGCTTTCTTTTCCTTGGGAAAGCGTGCCACACCGTGAAGGGACCTCTGTCTTGCGTCGTAGAAGCGGTCTGCGACTTGTTGCAGTGTTTGGGAATAGAGCTTCTTCTTGTACTCTTCGTCCTGTTTCCTCAGGTCGAGAGCTAGTTGTCTCAACTCAGTCTTGGTGAGTCCTTTTCCATCCCTTTCATGAAAATACGCTTCCGCCCAGCGTAGTGTGTTGTACACTTCACACGCTAACTTCAACTGCTTTCAACGTCCTCAACGTTCCTTCGTCAGTGTAAGCTCCAAAGATTTAATATCGTATATAATAACATTTATTTAATTTTTTCTCTAAAAAGAGAGGAGTTTCCTACTATATGTTAGAACGAATTTTAACATGACAACTAAAGGGATTCCATTCTTATCGTTCTTTTACCTCTTCGTTGTGTGCAGAAATTCTCCACGTCGTTACCATTTCCTATTCTCAAAAACATTGATAATTACTTTAGGTAACTAATTAATATAGAAGACTTATATAAAAGTGCGATCATAGAAGTAATTAGGGAAAAATATGTCGTATAATTATAGTAATAATCCTAATCCTTCACTTGAGGCCGACGCTGTGGGGAAACTGAGGACTGGCATACTTTACTTCATCATAGTCCCTCTAATTTCCGTAATAGCAAGTCTCACCTTTTTCAGTCCCATAGTTGCAATATTCCTGTTAATAGTTAGTCTAGTGGTAGCGATTCTAGGTTTCATGAAAGCTAAGGGGGGTATGTCAGATCTTTCTAATTTCATAAATTCTGTTGGAATAGGCTCAACGGGCTTGACTCTCGTTTTAATAGGACTTATACTGGAATTGCTTGGGGCTATACTTCTCTTAGTCTTGGTGGGAATAGCGTTCATCTCTATAGGTGCCTTAGCGGAGCTCATAGGCTTCATCTTGTTCGGAATAGGGATATATAGAATAGGTTCTACATTCAATAACGGCCTTACCAAGATCGGAGGTATACTCATTGCGACGCTGATATTGGGATTCATAGGGTTGATAATGTCTTACATAGGACTGGGAGAGGTGGAGAGGAATTTGAGATCATCCGTCGGGCAGTTTCCTGCCAGTCAAGGCATGATGCCTCTATCTTCTCTGCAGGTATATCAGATAGGAATAGGAACTCTAAACGGGAACGGAATAGCCACCTTCGTATTATACTCCTCTCAACAAGCTTTAATATCGTCAGCTCAGATAATGGGGACTCAGTACCTTACGTCTTCCATATCTCCAAATAGTTTAAGCGTGGGGAACAACAACGTCTCCGCAAACTTTGGAATGATTAGCGGACTTAACTCAGGATCAACATACACAATGAGGATAACCCTCTCCACAGGTCAAACAGTTGACGTAAACTTGATTTACAGACCTTAGTTCGTTTACAATCGAACTTACACTAAAAATAATACTTTTTCTTTTCTAAAATAAAATTTTCTATATATATTGTAAAATAGAGTCAATACAAGGTTTAGATACACTTGGACTAGAGTATATTAACCAAGTAAACTACATGTTTTCATGAATAGGATCTCTGTTGAAGATGTAAAGAAACTGTCCGTATATTATGTTTATAAAGTCATCCAATATCTTCATATTATGTTTATAAAGTCATCCAATATCTTCGTGATATTCTCTATATCAACTAATATCACATGAATAGTTTTTAAAATTCTGAGCGGAAATCGTTGCTCTTAACGCTATCAAATAACTTGATTGTACATTCTCTGTCCATAGTGCTATCTCTCCGTCATTAACTTAGATTACTTCTACTAATCTAATCTTTCACAGGAGAGTGAACTACCCCGCCCTTACGGACGGGGCATCTCCACCTCGCGATGGAGATTTCCTGCTTCTTCCAGGAAACTTACTATACACACCCTCAGAGAAGGGTATGTGTAGCAGAGGTCTCCTGTCCACAGGCTCTAAGGGCAGTCCCGACCCCGCGTGAAGAATATTTAGAGAAGCATTATAGTCACGGTCTACAGCCCAACCACACTTGGGACATGAGAATATACGGTCAGCCAAAGTCAAGTCCTTCTTAACGTATCCACATTTAGCACACGTCTTAGAAGTATTCCTCGGATCTACTTTCACTACCCTCCTACCAGCTCTTTCAGCCTTGTAGGAGAGGTAGCTCATAAACTTAGAAAAGTTAGAATGAAGAATATGCTTTCTCAAAGTTTTACTTTCACTGTCCTCAACCATCTCTTTCACACCAAGGTCTTCCACGTAGATCCCGCCGTAATTTTCCACTAGCCACGAAGTTACCTTGTGAATATAATCACTCATCAAGTCCTTTACATGCTCGTGAAGCTTAGCTAGTTTTTCCCTGACCTTCTCGTAGTTTCTAGACCCCTTCTTCTTTGTAGATAATGATTGTTGCAAAATCTTTATCCTCCTCTCTACCTTATCAAAGACCTTGGGGTTCTCTATTACTACACCGTCAGAGGTGGTTACAAGTTTCTCCACTCCTAAGTCTATTCCAACCACTTTCCCAGTTTTCTCAAGAGGTTTCTTTTCAACCTCGACTTGAAAGATAGCATACCATCCAGTTACACTCTTCTTTATTATAACTCCTTTTACCTCGCCTTCTAATGGTCTGTGAAAGAGAACTCTTATTTCTCCTATCTTTGAGAGGATCAGCTTGTCTCCCTCAACCTTGAAACCAGATTGATTGTAGTTGATGATCTTCAAGATCTTCTTGTACCTAAGTTTCCCAACTTTCTTCCCTTTCTTCTTCAGTTCGTGAAGAGAGCTGATGTTGTACCATAATTGGTTGTTAACCATTTGAAGAACCTTGGAGTAAACTAGATCCTTCCCTTCTATTTTCAAGTCTTTCAACATGTTTTGAGTGTCTTTAGGTGTTATCGTTTTCCCTTCTTTCCTCGCGTTATTCACCACGTCTAGCAAGGCATTGTATACTTTAGCCTCAATTTGCATTGCCCTGAGGAGTTTCTCCTCTACTTCTCTCGTTGGGTAAATCTTGTACTTGAATGAGAGTTGGATCTTGTCATTCTTCTCCTTGGCTCTCCACATATTTTTTCAGCACCTCCAATGAATGCGATCCTCTGTCCAATCTGTACCGCATAGTTATTATCTATTTTTTAATAACTGTAAAATAAGGTTTCTGTAAGGGGGCTATCCATCCCTCACGGAAGGGGACTTTCGCTCCCTTAACCCCTAATTAAGTTAAATCAAATCATAAGCGTGTATTTCCCTCGAAACAAAAAGGGATGAATCCCAATTCACCTCTTGCTGCAGCAACATATAACTACTCCGATGATCGGATTTTATCAGAAATGATCATAGCTCCTCACGTTTTATATACTGAAAAAGACATAAACATGAACATGGATAAATGTCCCATGTGTGGAAATAGACTTACGCCCGGGCTCAACTATTGCGAAGCCTGCGGTGCAGACGTCTCAGTTTATGACCAAGTGTATCACGACGTAGTTTACGCTTACTCTGCTACGCCTATCCAGCCTCAATACCCTCAACAACAACCTTACCCTCCAGCTACGCCTCCGCAATCTACTCCACAAACCCCAATGACGAATTGTCCCCATTGCGGGGCATCAATTCCGCAAGGCACGAGATTCTGTCCTTACTGCGGTAAGGAGATAAAGAAGCATCACTTCTGGTGATCCTATGGAGGTAAGGGTCTTAGGTTACGATATGCAACACGTAAGGGTTTACCTTCAGCCTAGCGAGATCATCTACGGGGAAGGTGGCCATCTGGTTGCAAAATCCCCCTCCGTCTCTATTGCGTTTAAAGCTCAGGGTGGTTTGCTGAAGTCTCTTGAGAGGGAATTAACCGGTAGTAGGTTCTTCATAACTGAGTTAACTGGCCCAGGGATGGCTGAGTTTTCTTCTTTCCTTCCCGGAAGGGTAATCCAAGTACACCTTGAAGGTAATGGAATTAAGGTTGAGAGTAACTCCTTCCTATTCGCTGAGGCGGGAGTTCAATATTCAGCGTCTTTGGCACCGTTAGGCGCCGGAATCCTTGGGGGCGAAGGGATCCTTCTGGCAAACTTCAGAGGTAACGGAAACGTCTTCCTTCATGCTTTAGGAGGAGTTTCTTCATTCGTGTTAAGGCAAGGAGAGGAAATAGAGATAGAGGCAGAACACCTCTTGGCATTTGATGAAAATATGCAGGTACAAGTAACAAGGCTTGGAAATCTAAGGACAATGCTCCTTGGAGCAATAGAACAAGAGGGTATATTCTTCGTAAAAGTGACGGGACCAGGTAGGGTTTGGGTTCATAACACTTCTTTAGGACAATTAGTGGGCAAGCTGTCCAAGTATTTCCCTGCTGGTGGAGGTGGAGGCCCAAGCGTCTCATTGGGAGGGTTTCAAATAGGATTCTGATATGCGTTAAAGGAAACATATATGGAATCCCCCCAGTTTTCTTTTAGAGTTCCGTGTATCTTTCATGTAATTTATCTTCTAATTCAGATAAAAAAAGTCTAGTAGATTTCAAGTGTCTACCCGAGAGAAATGTTGAAACTAATCTCTTTTTGTCTTGTATTAGAGATGAAACTCCTAAAAGTGGTACAGTTCTCCCCAATTGAAAAGTAGAGATCTTGAGGGAAATGGTGAGGGTACTAATCTGAATTTTTTATTAACTTGTATCTCTTTCAATTCGTAGTTAGTTATACGAAACTTTTTATAGAAAGCTAAGGAGATTGTTAATTTGTTTTGTAAATCAAATAGCTCTAGTTTATCGTTAAATTAGAATTGTTGAATCGCGAACTCGAACCTTATTGTTTATTAACTCTCATCTTTCTCACGTCTTGTTTTTTATTAAGCTATTTTCTAACTATCACTTAAACTAAAATGGATTCAAGGCGTCGTATGCGTCCTTTCTTCAACCTATTATCGGGATGAGAGGCTTGTGAACTACCCCGCCCTAACGGACGGGGCTTCCTGCTTCACGAGGCTTGCCAAAGGTAGAGGTCTCAGCTCCACAGGCACTGTCGTTCCGACCCCGCATAAAGGAGGTTCTAAATATGACAGAATCCTATTTGACGTTCGCGAAAAAAGTTTACGGAGTCAAGATTTAAGTAATTTATCATAACTTGATTCTTTTTCTAAAATTGAATAATTTCATAAGCATTTAATTTCATTCACATAACGTTTGCTAATTCTCATATCCTACAAAGGAGTGAACCACCCCGCCCTTACGAGGGTCCTTCACTCCTAAATCCACATTGGGATAAAAAGTGACTTAAAAGTATAGATATCATATCCATGGGCGACATTGAATCTGAGTACCTCTCATGAGAGACCTATCAAGGTACTGATATTTGGCTTTCCATACTCCTTTCAGAAATAAGAAGTTCATGGAGTAACTTATCCATCCGCAATCATTTCCGATTCTACGAAGGGTAAACCATAATCTTTAAAATATCTTGTAATTTGAGTAATTTATGGTAAATAGTAAATCTTACCTTAACTCCGCTAAGCTCATTGCCCTACTTTCTGCCGTGGGATTTACAGTTGAGGCTTACGACTTCTTTGCAGTTGGAATAATATCGACCCAGATATGGCCACACCTCTTCGACGGTTCCTCGTCCTCAGCTCTGGCTCTATCGGTTTTAGCATATTCCACCATTCTTGTAGGAAGGCCAGCTGGAGGAGTCATGTTTGGTCATCTCAGTGATAAGTTGGGGAGAAAGTGGAGCATGTTCTGGACTTTGACACTTTCGGGCTTCGCCATGTTAATGATAGCTATCATGCCTCCCATAGGTATCATTGGACTTGAAGCCATAGCTGCGTTCAGGTTCATACAAGGTTTCGGATTGGGAGGAGACGGCGGCAGTTCTTGGACCTTAACTTATGAATACTCCAGGAGGTTTGACAAGGCACCGATTTTCTTGGCTGGACTGTTGAGTACCGCATCGTTGGGTATACTCCTCGGCGTGCTGGGAATATTCTTATCGGAAAGTTTGGAGACTAGGATATTCCTGACAGATTATGGTTGGAGAATCTTAATAGGATTGGGAGCAGTTGCTTTTGCTCTCACCATTTTCTTTAGGTATAAGGTAATGGAAAGCCCAGACTTTACGAAGTTGACTGAGGCAAGAGAACTGACGACTAGTCCAATAAGAGAGGCGATACATAAGGCTAGAAGAAAACTAGTATTTCTCACTTTGATTGCAACTTATTATCCTACCGTGCTGACTTTCGCAGTCTACCCTTTTGCGGTGGAATATTACAGCAAAGTAGTTGGGGAGAAGGTAGTTACGTTAACATTTATGGGATTTGCTCTCCTTGCAATTTTATTTACTCTAGCTGGAGGAGCATTGACCACACTAATAGGGTGGAGAGGAGTTTTGTTCCTCTCAATTCTAGGTAGCGTAGTCACGTTACCATTACTCCTTATCCATTCCTTGACCGGCTTCATAGTATTCCCAGTGGCTTCAATAGGTTGGGGGCCTTAGGTATGATGGCAGAGGAATTCGAGACACCAATAAGGAACACTTGTGTTGGGACAGTTTTCGGAATGATGTCCTTGATCCCTGGAATCCTCCTAGTGGTTGTACTTCCATCGCTGTTGAAGTTTGCCGGTTTAGTAGGTTCCGTTTTTTCCGTAGTATTAATAGCTGAAGTCATCAGTGGTATATCTTGCATAATGTTGGTGAGTGATGGAAGAAGAAAGATTTTTCATTAACTACCTTCCGTAGAACATGTTTGAAGTGAAAGAGTTTTCTAATTTGTTACAGAGAAGGGGGTTAAGGGGGCGGAAAGCCTCGCCCTTTAGGGCGGGGAGGAAGTCAGTGAAAACTGTCTATGTATAACCGTGTAATCCTTAGTCTACCTTGGTTCAGAAGGAGTATTTGTAGCGCAGGATTTCCCGTTAAATCTCTTGATTCGAATAAGGAGAATAATATTGATGTAGAGAAAATCCATGCTCAGTGTATCAAACAAGTGGCTACATCCTTTGATATTAAACAGGTTCAAGCATAAGAGTCTTCTACAAAATTGAGCAACTTCCCTCGTCAGAGAGAAATGTTTAGGTTTATCAACATGGTGAAAATTTTGATGTATTTTTATATTTATTAAAATTTTTTCACATAGTAGAAGGAAGTCAAAAATTCGGCAGTGAAAGGGAAAAGGAAATATGTTTTTCAAAACATATTAATTTTGACGTAAAACTCCCTCGGCAGTGAAAGGTAAGTTTAGGAGGCAGCTTCACTGCCGAATTCACAGAAACGTTTTTTAGGGAGATTTTACGTAATAGTAAGCAGGGTTTGTAGAGATCCTTAGAGGGCTTGAAACATAGGTCTGTGGACCCAGAGGTCCCGGGTTCAATCCCGTTTGTAGAGATCCTTAGAGGGCTTGAAACACTCAAACGAATCAGAATTCTGTAAGATTTCCATTGCGTTTGTAGAGATCCTTAGAGGGCTTGAAACGTCCCTTTTCTCCTCCGACTGAGGTCCTCCACCAGTGGAGTTTGTAGAGATCCTTAGAGGGCTTGAAACATTTTCTGCAAGACTAGTTGTAAATGTCTAGTTTGAGCGTTTGTAGAGATCCTTAGAGGGCTTGAAACCTTTTATCCACCTATAATCCAGCTCAGAAATTATGGTTTGTAGAGATCCTTAGAGGGCTTGAAACTTCATGTTTTTCCAGGTCAGAAAATGGACCTCAAGAGTTTGTAGAGATCCTTAGAGGGCTTGAAACACACAGAGGGCAGAGAGATGTTAGTCGTCTCTCTCTGGTTTGTAGAGATCCTTAGAGGGCTTGAAACGACATGAACCTTCCCAGTCGATTCATTGCTAGACTGGGTTTGTAGAGATCCTTAGAGGGCTTGAAACTCGGTCATCCAGAAATGGTGAGGGGGGCTATTCTCTCCGTTTGTAGAGATCCTTAGAGGGCTTGAAACACGTAATGAAGGGAAAATTTTCCTTGTCTCAACTAAGTTTGTAGAGATCCTTAGAGGGCTTGAAACTCTTCTCCGACTTTTTCTGTCGTTGTGTCAAGGTAGAGTTTGTAGAGATCCTTAGAGGGCTTGAAACCCACACTGCGTCTCTGCTTCTAAATGGAGCCTCATGTGTTTGTAGAGATCCTTAGAGGGCTTGAAACAAGATCGTCAAATACTCTAAGTATGATTCTGAATAATCGTTTGTAGAGATCCTTAGAGGGCTTGAAACTAGAAGATTTTATACAAAATCAGTTTTTAGAGGCTAAAGTTTGTAGAGATCCTTAGAGGGCTTGAAACGACGTAGCAGCATCATTTCTAAGACCAGCTGATGTCGGAGTTTGTAGAGATCCTTAGAGGGCTTGAAACAAATAAATTCAAGTTCTTTATTGCCTCCTTATATCGTTTGTAGAGATCCTTAGAGGGCTTGAAACCACAAGAAGAGGATAAGAGGGGAAGAAGGAAAAGAGGTTTGTAGAGATCCTTAGAGGGCTTGAAACTGAGAACCTTTCCCTCTTCGAGACGTATTGACAAGTTAAGTTTGTAGAGATCCTTAGAGGGCTTGAAACCAAACATAGACATGATAAGACAGCTCCTCCCAAGCGATGTTTGTAGAGATCCTTAGAGGGCTTGAAACCCTCTCTAGCAAATTTCTCCTTATCCATGTCATAGTCGTTTGTAGAGATCCTTAGAGGGCTTGAAACATTTTATTTCTTTGTGCTTCTCCAGTCAAACCACAGAGTTTGTAGAGATCCTTAGAGGGCTTGAAACACAAAGCGAAAATAATAGAAATAAGTGAAGAGGAACTAAGTTTGTAGAGATCCTTAGAGGGCTTGAAACTCATGTCTACTTATGAAAAATGGGATAGTATCACCAGAGATGTTTGTAGAGATCCTTAGAGGGCTTGAAACGGGAATCCCGTGATCACCTCTAATGGCAAATTCAAATGTTTGTAGAGATCCTTAGAGGGCTTGAAACTCGGTCATCCTGAGATGGTGAGGGGGGCTATTCTCTCGTTTGTAGAGATCCTTAG
It includes:
- a CDS encoding DUF973 family protein, which encodes MSYNYSNNPNPSLEADAVGKLRTGILYFIIVPLISVIASLTFFSPIVAIFLLIVSLVVAILGFMKAKGGMSDLSNFINSVGIGSTGLTLVLIGLILELLGAILLLVLVGIAFISIGALAELIGFILFGIGIYRIGSTFNNGLTKIGGILIATLILGFIGLIMSYIGLGEVERNLRSSVGQFPASQGMMPLSSLQVYQIGIGTLNGNGIATFVLYSSQQALISSAQIMGTQYLTSSISPNSLSVGNNNVSANFGMISGLNSGSTYTMRITLSTGQTVDVNLIYRP
- a CDS encoding transposase; this translates as MWRAKEKNDKIQLSFKYKIYPTREVEEKLLRAMQIEAKVYNALLDVVNNARKEGKTITPKDTQNMLKDLKIEGKDLVYSKVLQMVNNQLWYNISSLHELKKKGKKVGKLRYKKILKIINYNQSGFKVEGDKLILSKIGEIRVLFHRPLEGEVKGVIIKKSVTGWYAIFQVEVEKKPLEKTGKVVGIDLGVEKLVTTSDGVVIENPKVFDKVERRIKILQQSLSTKKKGSRNYEKVREKLAKLHEHVKDLMSDYIHKVTSWLVENYGGIYVEDLGVKEMVEDSESKTLRKHILHSNFSKFMSYLSYKAERAGRRVVKVDPRNTSKTCAKCGYVKKDLTLADRIFSCPKCGWAVDRDYNASLNILHAGSGLPLEPVDRRPLLHIPFSEGVYSKFPGRSRKSPSRGGDAPSVRAG
- a CDS encoding MFS transporter is translated as MVNSKSYLNSAKLIALLSAVGFTVEAYDFFAVGIISTQIWPHLFDGSSSSALALSVLAYSTILVGRPAGGVMFGHLSDKLGRKWSMFWTLTLSGFAMLMIAIMPPIGIIGLEAIAAFRFIQGFGLGGDGGSSWTLTYEYSRRFDKAPIFLAGLLSTASLGILLGVLGIFLSESLETRIFLTDYGWRILIGLGAVAFALTIFFRYKVMESPDFTKLTEARELTTSPIREAIHKARRKLVFLTLIATYYPTVLTFAVYPFAVEYYSKVVGEKVVTLTFMGFALLAILFTLAGGALTTLIGWRGVLFLSILGSVVTLPLLLIHSLTGFIVFPVASIGWGP
- a CDS encoding AIM24 family protein, which translates into the protein MEVRVLGYDMQHVRVYLQPSEIIYGEGGHLVAKSPSVSIAFKAQGGLLKSLERELTGSRFFITELTGPGMAEFSSFLPGRVIQVHLEGNGIKVESNSFLFAEAGVQYSASLAPLGAGILGGEGILLANFRGNGNVFLHALGGVSSFVLRQGEEIEIEAEHLLAFDENMQVQVTRLGNLRTMLLGAIEQEGIFFVKVTGPGRVWVHNTSLGQLVGKLSKYFPAGGGGGPSVSLGGFQIGF
- a CDS encoding zinc ribbon domain-containing protein, with amino-acid sequence MNPNSPLAAATYNYSDDRILSEMIIAPHVLYTEKDINMNMDKCPMCGNRLTPGLNYCEACGADVSVYDQVYHDVVYAYSATPIQPQYPQQQPYPPATPPQSTPQTPMTNCPHCGASIPQGTRFCPYCGKEIKKHHFW